Genomic segment of Paenibacillus sp. FSL R5-0912:
GAGCGTCCAGCGGGAAAGAGTAGTGTGCTCAAGCTCCGCCATTCTGAAATTATTAAGATGCTTGCTCTCCAGCAGTATGGAATGTCCCGGATCAATCTCGGCGGAGACCAGAGGTGCTTTATACGATAATTCAAACGATGTTGTCTTCCCTTCGCCGTTCCAGTATTGCTGTACCGAGTACCCGTCCGAGAAAATAAATTTTACAGGAACATCCCCATAATGGCTGCCCTTGTTGCTTACCTCAACTACAGCATCATATTGAATGCCTGCTCCGTTGCCGCCGTCCCGTTTAGCTGTGAGCCTGATGTCGTCTACTGTAAAATCAGGGGCTCCGCCGCTGTAGACATACTGGTCAAAATAAGTCTGCCAGGATTGCTTGGTCACTTTCTCCACAATCTTCTGGAAGTCAGCGGTCGAGGGATGCTTGAAGCGGTATTTACGGGTATAGGCAGCGAGAATGGCATCCATGCTCTTGGCTCCTGCTAACCGTTCGATGTCACGGAGCACCAGCTTGCCCCGGATATAGACATTGCGCGTGTAGGCATCATCTCCGGTGTATTTCCACGTCTCCAGATTGAGCGGCTGCGAGGAGGAGACCAGACTGGACTGCAGCGGAAGGCTTGAGGCAACGCCATATTCCTGCTCCATCAGCCGATCTTCGGCATATGAGGTGAAGCTCTCATCCAGCCACGCCTCCTCGAATTCATTGCTGGCGACCATGCCATAGAAATACTGGTGACCGATCTCATGGATCACGGTCCGTTCAAGCGAGGTGCCGGGCGATGCCTCGGCAGCACCGAAGGCAGTGATCAGCGTCGGATATTCCATCCCCCCGGCCCCATTGCCAGATTCAGGCGGGACTACAATGGATAAGGTGGAGTATGGATACGGGCCGTACCATTTGCTGAAGGCGGTCAGGGCAGCCTCTGCGGCCTGGAAGTAGCGCTCCTGAAGATCCTTATGCAGCGGGTCCAGATAGAGCTTGATCTTTACTCCGGGCACCTGCGGCGCGGAGAAGGCCTTCTCGGCAACCACAAAATCCGGCGATGCCGCCCAGGCGAAGTCATGAACATCATCTGCGTAGAACTGATAGATTTTGCGGTCCTGTACCAGCCGCGCGTTCTTCACCGGAAATCCGGTGGCGGCAACCTTGTAATCAGACGGGACGGAGATGGTTACATTGTAAATACCGAAGTCACTGTAGAACTCAGATGTGCCATGGTACTGATGCAGGTTCCAGCCTTCCTCCTGTGCTCCTCTTGTGCCAGCAGGCTCGTAGACGCTGAGCTTGGGGAACCATTGGCCGGCCATGACGAAGTTACCGGCGGTTCCCATACGGGCGAATATTTTCGGCAGCTTGACCTCAAACTGGAGTTTGAGTGTTACGCTCTCACCACCGTTTACCGGCTGGGGCAGGTGGACCTTAAGCAGGGTCTTGTCATTCACATTGCCGTCGTCAGGCTGTACATACTGGGTGCGCTGCATTAGCGAAATCCCCTCGGAGGTCCGCAGATCCGTCAGCGTCAGGCTGCCGTATCCGCCCGCAGGCATAGAGTCGCCCCGGAGAGTTCCTCCGGATTCCTTCATAAAGGTTGTATTGCCGGAAGCGAATGCATTGGGATAAAGGTGGAAATAGAGCTCTTGGACCGGGTTTTTGCCCGGATGGATCCAGGTCACCGTTTCGGAAGCTGTTAAGGTTCCCGTATCGGCCAGCAGCTGAACATCCATGTGGTATTCCACCACACGCTGGCTTAAAACCTCCGACACTGGAGGCGGAGTGATCTCCGGAAGAGTGGACTGCACAATTTGCTGCTGCGGCAGGACGGCGGGGGACTTGGCCTCTTTTGGGGCAGAGGCAGTCCATACGGCAGGGCTATGCCCTGAAAGAAACCATATTCCGCCTCCAAGCAAGGTGAGAACAGCCAGAGCTGCGAAGATGAGGGTATACCTTAATGAATGTGGCTTCATACTGTGATTCCTCCCGTGACAAGCATCTACGGGATGTATATGTTTGCAATCGGCGCATTATTAGCTAAAATTAAATAATTAGTGAATGGAAAGGATGTGCACTTGTGGATAACGTACAACCAGAGGGCAAAAAGCAGATTGCCTTGAATATTGTGAATGCCAAGAGTAAGCATAAAGGCTTCGGGGCAGGCTCCATTGATCTGGGTAATGTATCGCCTGTTATTATTGATCAAGGTATCGCCGTTATCGATATCGGTGCCATGCATGCCAAGAGCAAAGTGGAGAAGGGGATTAAGTTCTCCGTGAACCGTGAGGATGTACCGGAAGGAAGACAGGTCTGGGTGGTCTGGGTCGCTGTGGACCGTACACCGGAGGGCCAGTTCTACGGCGGAATTACCGCCTGTGAGATGTGGATCGATTCCGAAGCCCGCCGGGGCTGGAAGATTCTTGCCGATCATGTCAATAAGCTGGATGCTGCCCTGAAACGGAAGATTATTGTGGAGGGACTTGGGTCTATGGAGCGGGAAGCGCTGAAATCACTGCTGATTGCCCATAATGAAGAGTGGTGGGCCGCTTCACCTGACGAGCTGAAAGCGGCATTGTCGGAGTAGTAAGCTGAACGAACATGTATATCGAAAAACAAGGCTTGGCTCTCTGTTAGCAGAGGGCCAAGCCTTATGTATAAGATGATGGATATGCGCTGCTACGGAGTCACTCTGCCGGCAGTATTTAGCTTGCGCTTCAACTGGCTTACTCTGGCCTGGCTGATTCCGAGCACCTCGGCAAGCTCCTTCTGGTTGGCATAGGGGTGGTCTTCCATCGCCTTCTCCAGACGCTGGCTCATTTCCTCCGTCTTCGTTCTCCGTCCACTGCGGACAGGTTCGGCAATCTCCTCTGCAGGGCCTGAGGAGATTGTGATCTCTTCAGATCCGCGCCCGGGGTCGCTCAGCTCTTTGAGGCAGGTATTGCAAATGAATTGATCTTTATAATAGGTTACATGATCAAGGCTTCTGCAAAAAGTGCATTCTGTGGAGGTGTACTTTCTGAGGACGATAATTTCCTCATTCAGAATAAAAAACTCGATGGGATCCCCAATGTCAATATTTCGTGTCATGCGGATTTCTACGGGAACCACAATTCTACCAAGACTGTCTAAACTCCGGATCATGCCTGTATCTTTCATTCCATGTCCCTCATTTACATCTTTATATTTTTTGTGGATATCTCTGATTATAGCAGTAATTGTAAGTTTAGAGAACGGGGAAAGCGCATACAAATTATGTTGTTTCTTGTCGCTTATACGGGAAATAGCCCGTTTTACTGCGCAGGAGAGGGTCCGGGGCAAAAAAACATATAAAACCTCTCCCTTCGGGAAATCCCAAGGGAGAGGTTTATTAGGGTTCTCTATTTTTTACCCAAATTAGCACAGTCGAAACAGCGGGATGAAACTATCTTCAGGTGAGGATAACCGGCTGCGCATCCGTGCTGCTGACCGAGACATAGGGATTGCCCCGAAGATAGAAACGCCAAGGCTTCAGCGCGTATTCTTCTGCATAGGGAATATTGATGCGCGGAGCCTGGACAATATCCAGAGATTCCGGGGCTTCACCTTGCTCCAGCCAAATCGGTCCCCCGCGGAGATCAAGCCTGGCCATGTTGAGGCTTTTGTCTATCCTCAGTGCCCGGCACAGCTTGCCCGGGCCGCCGGACAGATCCGAAGGCTTGCGGACAGCCATTCCCCGGTATGCAGCCATGAGCTCCGCGTCCCTGGCGGTAAACGGCTCCACTGCACGGATCAGGACCGCATGCGGTTCGTCTTCAGCAGCGGTAACCACATTGAAGCAATAGTGCATCCCGTAGATCAGGTATACATACGTAGCGCCTCCGGAGCTGAACATTGCTTCTGTACGGGTTGTCCGCCGCCCTCCGTAGGCATGACTCCCCTTGTCTTCAGCGCCGCCGTAGCCTTCAGTCTCCACAATACGGCAGCGGATATCACCGTTATCGGTGCGCCGGACGAGATGCTGGCCCAGGAGGCGCGGAGCTGCATCTACTGCCGCAAGCGCATAGAGTTCAGGCGGCAGCAGCCGCTGCGGGGCGGAATGGTCTGGTCCGACTGAAGAATTCAGCTTCATGAATGGTTGACACCTTCCTGCGGCGGACTAACGCTTACGAGAGCGCCTTGCCGGGCTCATCCCATCGTAACGCAAGTCTCCGGCGGCAGCAATGCCGGATCAGTTCATCCACCAGCGTTTGATATCATTCCATAGCGAATGTTCCTCCTTGACAGGCTCGGCAATCTCAGAGTTGCTCCCATCCGGGGAAGCATCGGAGTCGCCGGCGGCATGCTGGTCGCAGTACTCAGTAGGCTCAGTGCCGCTGATGAAGGTTGTAAGCTCCTTCTCCGGACAGGCTGCTGTAGCCAGCTTGCCGGACTGCGGATTGATATACACGCTGACCACGCCATCAGGAATCGGGAAAATCTTCGGCGGTACATTCTCCAGCGCTTTTTCCGTAAACTGCGCAAAGATAGGCGCTGCACGTCTTCCATCAGCGGTGGCAATGTCCCGGCCCTTGTCGTAACCTACCCAGACCGCAGTGGAGAGCTCAGGAGTGAAGCCCACCATCCAGCCGTCTGTATCGGTAGTGCCTGTTTTGCCGGCGACCGGGCGTTTAATCATCGAAGCTACGCGGTTCCCCGTTCCTCCGCTCTCAAATACGCCTTCCATCAGCCGGGTCAGCACATAAGCGGCTGCCGGTTCTACCACAGACTGCCCTTGAGGCTGCGGAGCTTCATATAGAAGGTGTCCGCCCGCATCTGTAATTTTCAGAATTGCGGTAACAGGCTGTTTGACTCCGCCATTGCCGATAACTGCGAAGGCGGAAGCCATCTCCAGCGGACTGACAGGGGAAGTGCCGAGCGCCAGAGACGGGACACTTTGCAGCGGGCTGTTGATTCCCATAGCGGCGGCCATAGCGGCCACCTTATCCGCGCCAATCTTCATAATTGTATTTACGGCATAAATATTGTCGGAAGCGGCAATCGCCTGCTTCATGTTGATCTCGCCAAGATACTTATCGCCGAAGTTGCGGGGCTGATAGGTTTTGCGGTTGTTGTCATAGTGGAACAGTGTCGGCTGGCTGTTGAAGACAGACAACCCGGTCATCTCCTTGGAAGACAGCGCGGATAAATACATAATAGGTTTAAAAGAAGAACCGGGCTGGCGTGTGGTGGCCAGGGCATGATTAAATGCGCTCGAACGGTAATTGGTCCCTCCGACCATGGCCTTCACATAGCCGGTACGGGGGTCAATGGATACCAAGGCGGTTTCCAGCTCGCTGTTATGGTCCATTCCCTGATCCACGGCCTCTTCCGCAGCCCGCTGCATATCCGGATCAAGTGTCGTGTAGACATTCAGTCCGCCCTGATCCAGTTCGTCGCTGCTGATATGCAGACTGTCTATAACGAGGCTGCGCACATAATCGCGGAAATAAGGAGCGGCTACAGTAGTATCCTTCTGCCCCTGCGGCTTGAAGGTCAGCTTCTCCATGGCTGCGGCCTCCGCCTGCGATTCCGTGATATCCCCTACATCGACCATGGCTGCCAGAATGATACCCTGCCGCTTAACAGCACTATCCAGGTGCGTGTAGGGCGAGTAATAGGTGGGGCCTTTGGGAACTCCAGCCAGCAGGGCACTCTCCGCCAGATCCAGGTCAGCGGCCGGTTTGCCGAAGTACATTTGGGCAGCTGCTTCAATACCATAGGCACCATGACCATAATAGATTTCATTTAGATACATATTCAGAATCTCGTCTTTGCTGTATTTCATCTCCAGCTGAAGGGTGTAGAGAGCCTCCTTGCTCTTGCGGGTCCAAGTTTTCTCATGGGTCAGGTACAAATTACGCGCAAGCTGCTGGGTTAGTGTACTGGCCCCTTGCGTACGCCCTCCTGCCTGCAGGTTGGCGAGCACCGCTCTGCCCATTCCTTTGAGGTCAAAGCCGGCATGACTATAGAACTTACGGTCCTCTACAGCCAGAGTGGCCTTGATGAGCAGCGGGGAGATTTGTTTA
This window contains:
- a CDS encoding M1 family metallopeptidase gives rise to the protein MKPHSLRYTLIFAALAVLTLLGGGIWFLSGHSPAVWTASAPKEAKSPAVLPQQQIVQSTLPEITPPPVSEVLSQRVVEYHMDVQLLADTGTLTASETVTWIHPGKNPVQELYFHLYPNAFASGNTTFMKESGGTLRGDSMPAGGYGSLTLTDLRTSEGISLMQRTQYVQPDDGNVNDKTLLKVHLPQPVNGGESVTLKLQFEVKLPKIFARMGTAGNFVMAGQWFPKLSVYEPAGTRGAQEEGWNLHQYHGTSEFYSDFGIYNVTISVPSDYKVAATGFPVKNARLVQDRKIYQFYADDVHDFAWAASPDFVVAEKAFSAPQVPGVKIKLYLDPLHKDLQERYFQAAEAALTAFSKWYGPYPYSTLSIVVPPESGNGAGGMEYPTLITAFGAAEASPGTSLERTVIHEIGHQYFYGMVASNEFEEAWLDESFTSYAEDRLMEQEYGVASSLPLQSSLVSSSQPLNLETWKYTGDDAYTRNVYIRGKLVLRDIERLAGAKSMDAILAAYTRKYRFKHPSTADFQKIVEKVTKQSWQTYFDQYVYSGGAPDFTVDDIRLTAKRDGGNGAGIQYDAVVEVSNKGSHYGDVPVKFIFSDGYSVQQYWNGEGKTTSFELSYKAPLVSAEIDPGHSILLESKHLNNFRMAELEHTTLSRWTLSATTLLETLLGTLVW
- a CDS encoding YwhD family protein gives rise to the protein MDNVQPEGKKQIALNIVNAKSKHKGFGAGSIDLGNVSPVIIDQGIAVIDIGAMHAKSKVEKGIKFSVNREDVPEGRQVWVVWVAVDRTPEGQFYGGITACEMWIDSEARRGWKILADHVNKLDAALKRKIIVEGLGSMEREALKSLLIAHNEEWWAASPDELKAALSE
- a CDS encoding AbrB/MazE/SpoVT family DNA-binding domain-containing protein; amino-acid sequence: MKDTGMIRSLDSLGRIVVPVEIRMTRNIDIGDPIEFFILNEEIIVLRKYTSTECTFCRSLDHVTYYKDQFICNTCLKELSDPGRGSEEITISSGPAEEIAEPVRSGRRTKTEEMSQRLEKAMEDHPYANQKELAEVLGISQARVSQLKRKLNTAGRVTP
- a CDS encoding DNA-3-methyladenine glycosylase, coding for MKLNSSVGPDHSAPQRLLPPELYALAAVDAAPRLLGQHLVRRTDNGDIRCRIVETEGYGGAEDKGSHAYGGRRTTRTEAMFSSGGATYVYLIYGMHYCFNVVTAAEDEPHAVLIRAVEPFTARDAELMAAYRGMAVRKPSDLSGGPGKLCRALRIDKSLNMARLDLRGGPIWLEQGEAPESLDIVQAPRINIPYAEEYALKPWRFYLRGNPYVSVSSTDAQPVILT
- a CDS encoding transglycosylase domain-containing protein; its protein translation is MPRDSTAPKVPKRRLRRLFRLMLFSALLFLAGAGVLLGFLYQKPLPPLGDDIRSRLLDSRGNVLTTFTTDGRSRDPVELKQISPLLIKATLAVEDRKFYSHAGFDLKGMGRAVLANLQAGGRTQGASTLTQQLARNLYLTHEKTWTRKSKEALYTLQLEMKYSKDEILNMYLNEIYYGHGAYGIEAAAQMYFGKPAADLDLAESALLAGVPKGPTYYSPYTHLDSAVKRQGIILAAMVDVGDITESQAEAAAMEKLTFKPQGQKDTTVAAPYFRDYVRSLVIDSLHISSDELDQGGLNVYTTLDPDMQRAAEEAVDQGMDHNSELETALVSIDPRTGYVKAMVGGTNYRSSAFNHALATTRQPGSSFKPIMYLSALSSKEMTGLSVFNSQPTLFHYDNNRKTYQPRNFGDKYLGEINMKQAIAASDNIYAVNTIMKIGADKVAAMAAAMGINSPLQSVPSLALGTSPVSPLEMASAFAVIGNGGVKQPVTAILKITDAGGHLLYEAPQPQGQSVVEPAAAYVLTRLMEGVFESGGTGNRVASMIKRPVAGKTGTTDTDGWMVGFTPELSTAVWVGYDKGRDIATADGRRAAPIFAQFTEKALENVPPKIFPIPDGVVSVYINPQSGKLATAACPEKELTTFISGTEPTEYCDQHAAGDSDASPDGSNSEIAEPVKEEHSLWNDIKRWWMN